From a single Brassica napus cultivar Da-Ae chromosome C9, Da-Ae, whole genome shotgun sequence genomic region:
- the LOC106433835 gene encoding uncharacterized protein LOC106433835, with protein sequence MSNWRRQKPRNNNNNNYNHHHHQQRGTTMTQSPKPPLANCKQSVPAWEKDFCAKVGSVPWSKVLEAKRFMHLYERVVQWDDSAGEDAFNKAKSHYWAEINGVSCDLPLPDPDVYIDDVDWDAQVDNELVLDLERGGPDPRTREGEEHVVILDALFSSGQYSGQGWGTGWGDAEGVNVGKPENSWDDQHCDGWNQDSWGRKEEPVGWDHEDKNNNSFRRETWEYKNRNSFNYKKVGNWNGNDHHHQGREWRKRGAVPREGEQVDDCRWRNGRGRSRGGFQQHSNGWGWTETF encoded by the exons ATGAGCAATTGGAGAAGACAAAAGCccagaaacaacaacaacaacaattataatcatcatcatcatcaacaacgAGGGACGACGATGACTCAATCGCCAAAGCCGCCTCTTG CTAACTGCAAACAGTCTGTTCCTGCGTGGGAGAAGGACTTCTGCGCTAAGGTTGGTTCAGTACCATGGTCCAAAGTCCTAGAAGCGAAGCGGTTTATGCATCTGTACGAGAGAGTGGTCCAATGGGACGATTCAGCTGGTGAAGACGCATTCAACAAGGCTAAGTCTCATTACTGGGCAGAGATAAATGGAGTTTCTTGTGACTTGCCTTTGCCTGATCCTGACGTCTACATTGATGATGTTGACTGGGACGCTCAAGTTGACAATGAGCTGGTTCTTGACCTTGAACGTGGTGGTCCAGACCCGAGAACGAGAGAGGGAGAAGAGCATGTGGTGATTCTTGATGCTTTGTTTTCGTCTGGACAGTATAGTGGACAAGGCTGGGGAACAGGATGGGGTGACGCTGAGGGGGTTAATGTCGGTAAACCGGAGAACTCATGGGATGATCAGCATTGCGATGGTTGGAATCAGGATTCTTGGGGCAGAAAGGAGGAACCAGTAGGTTGGGATCATGAGGACAAGAACAATAACAGCTTCAGAAGAGAAACTTGGGAGTATAAGAACAGAAACAGCTTCAACTACAAGAAGGTTGGGAACTGGAACGGtaatgatcatcatcatcaaggaAGAGAGTGGAGAAAGAGAGGAGCAGTGCCACGTGAAGGAGAGCAGGTGGATGATTGTCGATGGAGAAATGGGAGAGGGAGAAGCAGAGGTGGGTTTCAGCAACATTCAAATGGTTGGGGGTGGACTGAAACCTTCTGA